In the genome of Ananas comosus cultivar F153 linkage group 11, ASM154086v1, whole genome shotgun sequence, one region contains:
- the LOC109717492 gene encoding zinc finger BED domain-containing protein RICESLEEPER 1-like isoform X2 — protein sequence MAEPEGAAAAAAVAAIDGNAAALLPHNPRARKLRSAVWNDFTKERRADGSFVAVCHHCKRQLTASSRSGTTHLKNHLATCLSTKRVSKRRKLLVRRLLLKPQNAATAANDVASHPHFDQEVSRQDLARMIVQHGYRFSIVDDVGFRAFVRNLQPNFKITPYEAVKIDCMRIYESAKLQLREVFDKKLHCRVSISVDMWRSKENVQQYMSLTCHYIEHLDNEWKLKKKFLNFVHIDASSTGEDISRTILDKFSEWSIDKKLVSIVLDNCTASELVGRELLRSLRSKGFLVLNGDLLLVRSCACMLNLIIQEGIEFAAELINRVRACVHYVKSSEEKFIRFQKAAETEKPLLVDSPDGWAPVFVMLEAACHYQEAFTRLAEWDPEYQDFLSSNDWAEVKALTECLDILYHTMEKLSGTEKPTSNLYFNEICGIHLLLKTWCDSRYSIVASMASHMFEKFEQYWGVTRMVMAFASILDPRYKMKSVEYFFKLIYTDPNTAKERIESIRKCFTSLYNEYAFQLASKDQTFLCYVVNSGGISSSNYANGAAESKTFSRSTLSDAQRGLDQYLQETSSGQTLKSDLDMYFEEAVYRPKGPSDNFDILAWWKSFAAKYPVLSAMARDILAIPVSIVPLDNEARILNEYLSPMDPMTVEALVCAQDWLKEEVEVGPVESLAIVPAVAVSDVDVDESIVPVNGDE from the exons ATGGCGGAACCTGAAGGCGCCGCTGCCGCTGCAGCGGTAGCAGCTATTGACGGGAATGCTGCGGCACTGTTGCCGCACAACCCACGTGCTCGGAAACTGCGCTCGGCAGTGTGGAACGACTTCACAAAGGAGCGGCGCGCTGATGGGAGCTTTGTCGCGGTGTGTCACCACTGCAAGAGGCAGCTGACAGCAAGCAGCCGCAGTGGTACCACCCACCTCAAGAACCACCTTGCCACCTGCCTCTCCACAAAACGCGTGTCCAAACGCAGGAAGCTTCTcgtccgccgcctcctcctcaaACCCCAAAATGCTGCCACCGCTGCCAACGACGTGGCATCCCACCCACACTTCGATCAGGAAGTCAGCCGACAGGACCTTGCCCGCATGATCGTCCAGCACGGCTACCGCTTTTCCATAGTCGACGATGTCGGGTTCCGGGCCTTTGTCCGCAACCTCCAACCCAATTTCAAGATCACGCCCTACGAGGCTGTTAAAATCGACTGCATGCGGATCTATGAGAGCGCGAAGCTCCAGCTCCGCGAAGTGTTCGATAAGAAGCTCCACTGCCGAGTCAGCATCTCTGTTGACATGTGGAGGTCAAAGGAAAATGTCCAACAGTACATGTCTTTGACTTGCCATTACATCGAACACCTTGACAACGAATGGAAACTCAAAAAGAAGTTCCTCAATTTCGTACACATAGATGCTTCTTCCACCGGGGAAGATATTTCTAGAACAATTTTGGACAAGTTTAGTGAGTGGAGTATTGATAAGAAGTTAGTAAGCATTGTTTTAGACAATTGTACAGCTAGTGAATTGGTCGGAAGAGAGCTTCTACGTTCCCTTAGGTCAAAGGGCTTCCTCGTGTTGAACGGCGATCTATTACTAGTACGTTCTTGTGCGTGTATGCTGAATCTTATCATTCAAGAAGGTATAGAGTTCGCAGCTGAGTTGATTAATAGAGTTCGGGCTTGTGTGCACTACGTCAAATCCTCGGAAGAAAAATTCATTAGGTTTCAGAAGGCAGCGGAAACTGAGAAGCCGCTTCTTGTTGATTCTCCAGACGGCTGGGCTCCTGTGTTCGTGATGCTCGAAGCTGCCTGCCATTATCAAGAAGCCTTTACTCGCTTGGCCGAATGGGATCCGGAGTATCAGGATTTTCTCTCTTCGAACGATTGGGCTGAAGTAAAAGCGCTTACAGAATGTCTCGACATCCTTTATCACACGATGGAGAAGCTCTCGGGCACGGAAAAGCCAACCTCAAATCTTTATTTCAATGAGATTTGCGGCATTCACTTACTTCTAAAGACATGGTGCGACAGCCGGTATTCTATTGTCGCTTCGATGGCTTCGCACATGTTTGAGAAATTCGAGCAGTATTGGGGTGTGACGAGAATGGTAATGGCCTTTGCCTCTATTTTGGATCCTCGATACAAGATGAAATCCGTGGAATACTTCTTTAAGCTAATCTATACTGACCCAAATACAGCCAAGGAGAGGATTGAGAGTATCCGTAAGTGTTTTACAAGCCTGTACAATGAGTATGCTTTCCAGTTAGCTAGTAAAGATCAAACCTTCCTGTGCTATGTCGTGAACAGCGGGGGCATCAGCAGCTCTAACTATGCAAATGGGGCTGCTGAATCTAAGACCTTTTCTCGCTCCACGCTATCGGATGCGCAAAGGGGACTCGACCAATATCTACAAGAGACATCTTCCGGCCAGACGTTGAAATCCGACTTGGATATGTACTTTGAGGAAGCCGTGTATCGCCCTAAAGGTCCTTCCGATAATTTCGACATTTTAGCGTGGTGGAAATCCTTTGCGGCAAAATATCCCGTCCTCTCTGCGATGGCTCGTGATATTTTGGCTATTCCGGTATCAATCGTTCCGTTAGATAATGAAGCTAGGATACTCAATGAGTACCTCAGCCCGATGGACCCGATGACCGTCGAAGCCTTGGTGTGTGCTCAAGATTGGCTAAAAGAAGAAGTTGAAG TTGGACCTGTCGAAAGCCTCGCGATTGTTCCTGCAGTTGCTGTGTCGGATGTGGACGTTGACGAGTCTATAGTACCTGTCAATGGAGATGAGTAG
- the LOC109717492 gene encoding zinc finger BED domain-containing protein RICESLEEPER 1-like isoform X1, giving the protein MAEPEGAAAAAAVAAIDGNAAALLPHNPRARKLRSAVWNDFTKERRADGSFVAVCHHCKRQLTASSRSGTTHLKNHLATCLSTKRVSKRRKLLVRRLLLKPQNAATAANDVASHPHFDQEVSRQDLARMIVQHGYRFSIVDDVGFRAFVRNLQPNFKITPYEAVKIDCMRIYESAKLQLREVFDKKLHCRVSISVDMWRSKENVQQYMSLTCHYIEHLDNEWKLKKKFLNFVHIDASSTGEDISRTILDKFSEWSIDKKLVSIVLDNCTASELVGRELLRSLRSKGFLVLNGDLLLVRSCACMLNLIIQEGIEFAAELINRVRACVHYVKSSEEKFIRFQKAAETEKPLLVDSPDGWAPVFVMLEAACHYQEAFTRLAEWDPEYQDFLSSNDWAEVKALTECLDILYHTMEKLSGTEKPTSNLYFNEICGIHLLLKTWCDSRYSIVASMASHMFEKFEQYWGVTRMVMAFASILDPRYKMKSVEYFFKLIYTDPNTAKERIESIRKCFTSLYNEYAFQLASKDQTFLCYVVNSGGISSSNYANGAAESKTFSRSTLSDAQRGLDQYLQETSSGQTLKSDLDMYFEEAVYRPKGPSDNFDILAWWKSFAAKYPVLSAMARDILAIPVSIVPLDNEARILNEYLSPMDPMTVEALVCAQDWLKEEVEAVGPVESLAIVPAVAVSDVDVDESIVPVNGDE; this is encoded by the exons ATGGCGGAACCTGAAGGCGCCGCTGCCGCTGCAGCGGTAGCAGCTATTGACGGGAATGCTGCGGCACTGTTGCCGCACAACCCACGTGCTCGGAAACTGCGCTCGGCAGTGTGGAACGACTTCACAAAGGAGCGGCGCGCTGATGGGAGCTTTGTCGCGGTGTGTCACCACTGCAAGAGGCAGCTGACAGCAAGCAGCCGCAGTGGTACCACCCACCTCAAGAACCACCTTGCCACCTGCCTCTCCACAAAACGCGTGTCCAAACGCAGGAAGCTTCTcgtccgccgcctcctcctcaaACCCCAAAATGCTGCCACCGCTGCCAACGACGTGGCATCCCACCCACACTTCGATCAGGAAGTCAGCCGACAGGACCTTGCCCGCATGATCGTCCAGCACGGCTACCGCTTTTCCATAGTCGACGATGTCGGGTTCCGGGCCTTTGTCCGCAACCTCCAACCCAATTTCAAGATCACGCCCTACGAGGCTGTTAAAATCGACTGCATGCGGATCTATGAGAGCGCGAAGCTCCAGCTCCGCGAAGTGTTCGATAAGAAGCTCCACTGCCGAGTCAGCATCTCTGTTGACATGTGGAGGTCAAAGGAAAATGTCCAACAGTACATGTCTTTGACTTGCCATTACATCGAACACCTTGACAACGAATGGAAACTCAAAAAGAAGTTCCTCAATTTCGTACACATAGATGCTTCTTCCACCGGGGAAGATATTTCTAGAACAATTTTGGACAAGTTTAGTGAGTGGAGTATTGATAAGAAGTTAGTAAGCATTGTTTTAGACAATTGTACAGCTAGTGAATTGGTCGGAAGAGAGCTTCTACGTTCCCTTAGGTCAAAGGGCTTCCTCGTGTTGAACGGCGATCTATTACTAGTACGTTCTTGTGCGTGTATGCTGAATCTTATCATTCAAGAAGGTATAGAGTTCGCAGCTGAGTTGATTAATAGAGTTCGGGCTTGTGTGCACTACGTCAAATCCTCGGAAGAAAAATTCATTAGGTTTCAGAAGGCAGCGGAAACTGAGAAGCCGCTTCTTGTTGATTCTCCAGACGGCTGGGCTCCTGTGTTCGTGATGCTCGAAGCTGCCTGCCATTATCAAGAAGCCTTTACTCGCTTGGCCGAATGGGATCCGGAGTATCAGGATTTTCTCTCTTCGAACGATTGGGCTGAAGTAAAAGCGCTTACAGAATGTCTCGACATCCTTTATCACACGATGGAGAAGCTCTCGGGCACGGAAAAGCCAACCTCAAATCTTTATTTCAATGAGATTTGCGGCATTCACTTACTTCTAAAGACATGGTGCGACAGCCGGTATTCTATTGTCGCTTCGATGGCTTCGCACATGTTTGAGAAATTCGAGCAGTATTGGGGTGTGACGAGAATGGTAATGGCCTTTGCCTCTATTTTGGATCCTCGATACAAGATGAAATCCGTGGAATACTTCTTTAAGCTAATCTATACTGACCCAAATACAGCCAAGGAGAGGATTGAGAGTATCCGTAAGTGTTTTACAAGCCTGTACAATGAGTATGCTTTCCAGTTAGCTAGTAAAGATCAAACCTTCCTGTGCTATGTCGTGAACAGCGGGGGCATCAGCAGCTCTAACTATGCAAATGGGGCTGCTGAATCTAAGACCTTTTCTCGCTCCACGCTATCGGATGCGCAAAGGGGACTCGACCAATATCTACAAGAGACATCTTCCGGCCAGACGTTGAAATCCGACTTGGATATGTACTTTGAGGAAGCCGTGTATCGCCCTAAAGGTCCTTCCGATAATTTCGACATTTTAGCGTGGTGGAAATCCTTTGCGGCAAAATATCCCGTCCTCTCTGCGATGGCTCGTGATATTTTGGCTATTCCGGTATCAATCGTTCCGTTAGATAATGAAGCTAGGATACTCAATGAGTACCTCAGCCCGATGGACCCGATGACCGTCGAAGCCTTGGTGTGTGCTCAAGATTGGCTAAAAGAAGAAGTTGAAG CAGTTGGACCTGTCGAAAGCCTCGCGATTGTTCCTGCAGTTGCTGTGTCGGATGTGGACGTTGACGAGTCTATAGTACCTGTCAATGGAGATGAGTAG